The Rhizobium leguminosarum DNA segment CGGCCGCCGGGTCGGGCGACATTCCTCTGCAACCGCAAAACGCAACAGTATCCGACGGCGCGAATGGCTGATGGACGACGGCCGCATCATCCAGAGCATGGTGACCATCCTTGCCGACGGCAGCAGCATCGCCATTCATGCCGATGTCACCGAGGATCGAAGGGCGGCCGAGCGCATCACCTATCTCGCCCACCACGATCCGCTGACCGGCCTCCCGAACCGCATCCATTTCCGCGAGCAGGTCGATGCGACACTCATCGAGCGCAAGCCGGACGAGCAGATCGCCCTTGTTCACCTCAATCTCGACCGTTTCAAATCGATCAACAACACGATGGGCGTGTCAGTCGGCGACAAAATATTGCAGCAGGTCGCCGAGCGCATCCGAGCCTCGGCTGGTTCGGAGAATGCCCTGGCGCGCCTCGGCTCGGACGAATTCGCCATCCTGCAGGCAGGCAGAGAGCAGCCGTGGAACGTGACTGCCCTCGCCGAGCAGATCCGCCGTGAGCTTTCCGAACCATTCTTCCACGGCGAGAAACAAGTGGAGCTCAGCGTCTCCATGGGGATCGCAGTCGCGCCGGGGGATGGCGAGGAAACCGATATCCTCCTGAAGAATGCCGGCGTGGCGCTGTCGCACGCCAAGGCGGACGGGCGCAAGCGCGAGCGCTTCTTCGCCGGCGAGATGGAAGCGCAGATGCAGCTGCGCCACGCGCTGGAGGCCGACCTCAGAGCAGCCGTCGAAAAAGAAGAATTCGAGCTGCATTACCAGCCGCTCTATGACCTTTCGCAGCGGCGCATCTGCGGCTTCGAAGCTCTGATCCGCTGGAACCACCCGATCCGCGGCCGCGTTGCGCCGATCGATTTCATTCCGCTCGCCGAAGAGATCGGCCTTATCGTCGATATCGGCCGCTGGGTTTTGCGCCAGGCCTGCAACGATGCAGCGCAATGGCCCGACGACATCAAGGTCGCGGTCAACGTTTCGGCGATCCAGTTCAGCAGCAGCGACCTGACTGAGGACGTCAGCGAGGCTCTTGCCGCCGCTGCGGTGTCGCCGTC contains these protein-coding regions:
- a CDS encoding putative bifunctional diguanylate cyclase/phosphodiesterase encodes the protein MKAEALFWQQCSQAVMADGSVDAQRLMELVIATYRVHESDYDEIERSAETLLRENHALRGNISALSEAFDGQQRLFEIILNNLPLGLSVFDADQRLTLSNIRFAQLFGLTQDDVAAGATIADLTDKMRGAEGASAKPGRRVGRHSSATAKRNSIRRREWLMDDGRIIQSMVTILADGSSIAIHADVTEDRRAAERITYLAHHDPLTGLPNRIHFREQVDATLIERKPDEQIALVHLNLDRFKSINNTMGVSVGDKILQQVAERIRASAGSENALARLGSDEFAILQAGREQPWNVTALAEQIRRELSEPFFHGEKQVELSVSMGIAVAPGDGEETDILLKNAGVALSHAKADGRKRERFFAGEMEAQMQLRHALEADLRAAVEKEEFELHYQPLYDLSQRRICGFEALIRWNHPIRGRVAPIDFIPLAEEIGLIVDIGRWVLRQACNDAAQWPDDIKVAVNVSAIQFSSSDLTEDVSEALAAAAVSPSRLELEITESVLMENLSEVLPILHALKERGIRISMDDFGTGYSSLSYLSSFPFDKIKIDKSFVSDIVDNKEAHAIMHAIILLGDALGMRVTVEGVETAAQLALLECEECDEIQGYHISPPRPMRDVPYLLSLPKSGGETHRPRR